A single Gloeocapsa sp. DLM2.Bin57 DNA region contains:
- the urtC gene encoding urea ABC transporter permease subunit UrtC: MNTKKKQQWLTELIILIAIALILAVVLPLLLSEFRLRLLGRFLSLAIVALGIDLIWGYTGLLSLGHGIFFTLGGYALAMYMNLQLPEGKLPDFFNLYGVKELPWVWIPFASFPFTLVAIVLIPGIVAGILGYLVFRNRIKGVYFSILTQAALLVFFNFFNGQQKLINGTNGLTTDTQTIFGISGGSAEAQRLFYQLSILCLVLIYLLCRWLTSGRFGKALIAIRDDETRMRFSGYNPTGYKVIVFAISGAIAGIAGALYTVQSGIISPTLMEVAFSIEMVIWVAVGGRGTLIGAILGTILVRLAQSLLSEKFPEVWLFFQGALFLIVVTVLPDGIIGWWRDFGWLKLRSLLGMQPRLATYPSLETDPEIQQEREEYEPEDSSH, from the coding sequence ATGAATACTAAAAAAAAGCAGCAATGGTTAACAGAGTTAATAATCCTGATCGCTATAGCCTTGATTCTAGCGGTGGTTTTACCCTTATTACTCTCAGAATTTCGTCTCAGACTCTTAGGTAGATTCCTATCTTTAGCAATAGTCGCTTTAGGTATTGACTTAATTTGGGGTTATACAGGACTATTAAGCCTAGGACATGGTATCTTCTTTACCTTGGGAGGCTATGCTCTGGCTATGTATATGAATCTACAACTTCCTGAAGGTAAATTACCCGATTTTTTCAATCTTTATGGTGTGAAAGAGTTACCCTGGGTATGGATACCTTTCGCTTCTTTCCCCTTTACTCTAGTAGCAATCGTGCTCATTCCAGGGATAGTAGCAGGAATATTGGGTTATCTGGTATTCCGTAATCGCATTAAAGGGGTTTACTTCTCTATTCTTACTCAAGCTGCTCTATTAGTCTTTTTTAACTTCTTTAATGGTCAACAAAAATTAATCAATGGTACAAATGGACTAACCACAGATACTCAAACTATTTTTGGGATCTCAGGAGGATCAGCAGAAGCACAACGATTATTCTATCAGTTAAGTATCTTATGTTTAGTTTTGATTTACTTATTGTGTCGTTGGTTAACTAGTGGGAGATTTGGTAAAGCTTTAATCGCGATTCGAGACGATGAAACCAGGATGCGTTTCTCTGGTTATAATCCCACTGGTTATAAAGTGATCGTCTTTGCTATTTCAGGGGCGATCGCAGGGATAGCAGGAGCATTATATACCGTCCAATCAGGAATAATCAGCCCTACTTTGATGGAGGTAGCTTTTTCCATAGAAATGGTGATTTGGGTAGCAGTAGGGGGAAGAGGTACTTTGATTGGAGCGATTCTTGGTACTATTCTAGTACGTTTAGCCCAAAGTTTACTCAGTGAAAAATTCCCTGAAGTGTGGTTATTCTTCCAGGGTGCTTTATTCTTAATCGTAGTAACAGTACTTCCCGATGGAATTATTGGCTGGTGGCGTGATTTTGGTTGGTTAAAACTACGTTCTCTGTTGGGTATGCAGCCACGTCTAGCTACCTATCCTAGTTTAGAAACAGATCCTGAGATTCAACAAGAAAGAGAAGAATATGAGCCAGAAGATTCTAGTCATTGA
- the leuB gene encoding 3-isopropylmalate dehydrogenase, translating into MTEKYLITLLPGDGIGSEITKVTVEILKAIASKFNLELSFQEGLIGGAAIDATGNPLPEETLTLCRQSDAVLLAAIGGYKWDNLPRQQRPETGLLGLREGLGLFANLRPATIFPQLIDASTLKPEVIEGVDLMVVRELTGGIYFGQPKGIFSSETNEKRGVNTMAYRESEVDRIAKVALEIARKRSKKLCSVDKANVLDVSQLWRDRVTAIAADYPDVELSHLYVDNAAMQLIRNPGQFDTIVTGNLFGDILSDEAAMLTGSIGMLPSASLGSTGPGVFEPVHGSAPDIAGQDLANPLAMVLSAAMLLRYGLNQDQAATAMEKAVWQVLEAGIRTGDIMSPGMRQVGCQGMGEALLAVL; encoded by the coding sequence ATGACTGAAAAATATTTGATTACGTTGCTGCCAGGAGATGGTATTGGATCTGAGATTACTAAAGTTACTGTAGAAATCCTCAAAGCGATCGCCTCTAAGTTTAACCTAGAATTAAGTTTCCAAGAGGGGTTAATCGGAGGTGCGGCTATTGACGCTACGGGAAATCCTCTACCTGAAGAAACTTTAACACTTTGTCGTCAGAGTGATGCTGTTTTACTAGCTGCTATTGGTGGCTATAAATGGGATAATCTACCACGTCAGCAACGTCCTGAGACGGGTTTATTGGGTTTAAGAGAGGGTTTAGGATTATTTGCTAATTTACGTCCTGCGACTATTTTTCCTCAATTGATTGACGCTTCTACCCTTAAACCTGAAGTCATCGAGGGAGTAGATCTGATGGTAGTTAGGGAGTTAACAGGGGGGATTTATTTTGGTCAACCCAAAGGTATTTTTAGCTCAGAAACTAATGAGAAACGCGGTGTTAATACTATGGCTTATCGCGAGAGTGAAGTTGACCGTATCGCTAAGGTGGCTTTGGAAATTGCTCGTAAAAGAAGTAAAAAATTATGTTCCGTAGATAAAGCTAATGTTTTAGATGTGTCTCAGTTATGGCGCGATCGCGTTACTGCTATAGCTGCTGATTATCCCGATGTAGAGTTATCCCATCTCTATGTAGATAATGCAGCGATGCAATTAATTCGCAACCCTGGTCAATTTGATACTATCGTTACTGGTAATCTGTTTGGTGATATTCTTTCTGACGAAGCGGCGATGTTAACTGGTAGTATTGGTATGTTACCTTCGGCGAGTTTAGGGAGTACAGGACCTGGTGTGTTTGAACCTGTACACGGCTCAGCTCCTGATATCGCGGGTCAAGATTTAGCTAATCCTTTGGCTATGGTATTGAGTGCTGCAATGTTATTACGTTATGGGTTAAACCAAGATCAAGCAGCTACTGCTATGGAAAAAGCCGTATGGCAAGTTCTCGAAGCGGGAATACGTACAGGAGATATTATGTCACCAGGAATGCGTCAAGTTGGTTGTCAAGGAATGGGAGAAGCGCTGTTAGCAGTTTTATAA
- the tgt gene encoding tRNA guanosine(34) transglycosylase Tgt produces MNNYFTFTKQHKCSQTHARAGIWQTPHGCVETPRFMPVGTVATVKGLTPAHLEACKAQMILGNTYHLHLQPGEDIIAQAGGLHRFMGWNQPILTDSGGFQVFSLSNLRQISEEGVIFRSPRDGRLINLTPEKSIEIQNALGADVIMAFDECPPATATATEVKEATERTYRWLKRCLKAHQRPGEQVIFGIVQGGTHLELRKQAALELVDLDLAGYAIGGVSVGEAPELIHQIVKFTTPLLPETKPRYLMGVGTYREMVVAIASGIDLFDCVIPTRLGRHGTALVKGERWNLKNARFREDFRPLDEDCSCYTCSNFSRAYLNHLVKSREMLGYMLLSLHNIHELIDFTQRIRQAIINDNFLAEFGHWL; encoded by the coding sequence ATTAACAACTATTTTACTTTTACTAAGCAACATAAATGTAGTCAGACCCACGCACGAGCGGGTATCTGGCAGACTCCCCATGGTTGTGTAGAAACTCCTCGCTTTATGCCAGTAGGAACTGTGGCTACGGTGAAGGGTTTAACTCCGGCTCATCTCGAAGCCTGTAAAGCTCAAATGATTCTAGGTAATACTTATCACCTGCACTTACAACCAGGAGAGGATATCATCGCTCAAGCAGGAGGTTTACATCGTTTTATGGGCTGGAATCAACCCATTTTAACGGATTCTGGAGGTTTCCAGGTATTTAGTCTCAGCAATCTTCGTCAAATTAGCGAAGAAGGGGTAATCTTTCGCTCCCCTAGAGACGGAAGGTTGATTAATCTAACACCAGAGAAATCAATCGAAATCCAAAACGCCCTAGGGGCTGATGTGATTATGGCTTTTGATGAATGTCCTCCTGCTACAGCAACCGCAACAGAAGTTAAAGAAGCTACAGAAAGAACCTATCGTTGGCTCAAACGTTGCCTCAAAGCCCATCAGCGTCCCGGTGAACAGGTCATCTTTGGCATAGTACAGGGGGGGACTCATTTAGAGTTAAGAAAGCAAGCAGCCTTAGAATTAGTAGATTTAGATTTAGCAGGTTATGCCATCGGTGGAGTTAGTGTAGGAGAAGCCCCCGAATTAATCCATCAAATCGTTAAGTTTACTACTCCTTTACTCCCTGAGACTAAACCTCGTTATCTAATGGGTGTGGGAACTTATCGCGAAATGGTCGTGGCGATCGCCTCTGGTATTGACTTATTTGATTGTGTCATCCCCACACGTTTAGGGCGTCATGGTACGGCTTTAGTCAAGGGTGAGCGTTGGAATCTCAAAAATGCCCGTTTTCGTGAAGATTTTCGACCCCTAGACGAGGATTGCTCCTGTTATACCTGTAGTAATTTTAGCCGAGCTTATCTCAATCATCTTGTCAAAAGTAGAGAAATGTTGGGTTATATGCTCTTATCTCTACATAATATCCACGAGTTAATTGACTTTACGCAACGAATTCGCCAAGCCATTATTAATGATAATTTTTTAGCTGAATTTGGTCATTGGTTATAA
- the urtD gene encoding urea ABC transporter ATP-binding protein UrtD, producing MSQKILVIEDLTVSFDGFKALNNLNFSMDTGELRVIIGPNGAGKTTFLDVITGKVQPNQGRVLFKGRNLRKTSEHEIARLGVGRKFQTPRVYLNLTVRENLDLVCNRQKNPLATLWQNPRSSEQRNVVNLLETVGLVAKAELPAALLSHGEKQRLEIGMLVAQSPDLLLVDEPVAGLTDEETENVGNLLLALAESHSLIVIEHDMEFVRQIARRVSVLHQGSLLCEGTMEEVQNDPRVIEVYLGVQNEE from the coding sequence ATGAGCCAGAAGATTCTAGTCATTGAAGATTTAACCGTTAGTTTTGATGGTTTTAAAGCACTCAATAACCTTAACTTTAGTATGGATACAGGAGAGTTGAGAGTTATTATTGGACCTAATGGCGCAGGAAAAACCACCTTTTTAGACGTAATTACAGGTAAAGTGCAACCTAACCAAGGACGAGTTTTATTTAAAGGGCGTAACCTGCGTAAGACTTCTGAACATGAAATCGCGCGTTTAGGTGTAGGTAGAAAGTTTCAAACCCCTAGAGTGTATTTAAATTTAACCGTCAGAGAAAACCTAGATTTAGTCTGCAACCGTCAGAAAAACCCTCTAGCTACTTTATGGCAAAATCCTAGATCTTCAGAACAACGTAACGTAGTTAATCTCTTAGAAACCGTAGGATTAGTGGCTAAAGCAGAACTTCCTGCGGCTTTATTATCCCACGGTGAAAAACAAAGACTAGAAATTGGTATGTTAGTAGCTCAATCTCCTGATTTATTATTAGTAGATGAACCCGTAGCCGGTTTAACCGATGAAGAAACAGAAAATGTCGGTAATTTGCTTTTAGCTTTAGCTGAGAGTCATTCTTTAATCGTTATTGAACATGACATGGAGTTTGTGCGTCAAATCGCTCGCAGAGTAAGCGTATTACATCAAGGTTCTCTACTCTGTGAAGGAACGATGGAAGAGGTACAAAATGACCCCAGGGTAATTGAGGTCTATTTGGGTGTACAAAATGAAGAATGA
- a CDS encoding bifunctional pantoate--beta-alanine ligase/(d)CMP kinase: protein MRLLTTVSGLRSSLEARTAEQTLGLVPTMGALHPGHLSLIKRAVSENDLVVVSIFVNPLQFGPQEDCARYPSSLEADLQLCEQEGVDFVFAPNSLEMGITAVGEVNNHTVVVPPQEMTAVLCGPFRPVHFTGVATIVTKLLTIVAPDLAYFGEKDAQQLAIVKRLVQDLKLKTEISSVPTVREKSGLAYSSRNQYLSVTEKAEAAKIYQGLIKAHDAFKQGIFTKAQLTAIVRAELNSISNLKIEYIDLVHPDSLIPLNQVEDKGLLAIALWLGSTRLIDNIMLRLRQPIIAIDGPAGAGKSTVTRYLAKTLGLMYLDTGAMYRALTWLFMHYDIDLEDTEAIALSLADLRLELIPSNDPLQATGVIINDHDVSQVIRSPEVSKYVSKVSAIPAVRRRLVQLQQELGVKGGLVAEGRDIGTKVFPDAELKIFLTASVKERSLRRLREYQQQGINNISLEELAQGIEARDKLDTERKVSPLQQAPDAIVISTDGLTIEEVINKIVNLYETRVQSPSKVLGGTVLGVR from the coding sequence ATGCGTTTACTTACCACAGTTTCTGGCTTACGTTCGAGTTTAGAGGCAAGAACAGCAGAACAAACTCTAGGACTTGTTCCGACTATGGGTGCTTTACACCCTGGTCATCTCAGTTTGATTAAACGTGCGGTGTCAGAAAATGATTTAGTAGTAGTGAGTATCTTTGTCAATCCTCTGCAGTTTGGACCACAGGAAGATTGTGCAAGATACCCTAGTTCTCTAGAAGCTGACTTACAACTATGCGAACAAGAGGGGGTAGATTTTGTCTTTGCTCCTAATTCTCTAGAAATGGGAATAACCGCAGTAGGAGAAGTCAATAACCATACTGTAGTAGTTCCTCCCCAAGAGATGACAGCGGTTTTATGTGGACCTTTTCGACCTGTACACTTTACGGGAGTAGCGACGATTGTAACTAAACTCTTGACGATTGTTGCACCAGATTTAGCTTATTTTGGGGAAAAAGACGCCCAACAATTAGCCATAGTCAAACGTTTAGTACAAGATTTAAAGCTCAAAACCGAGATTAGCAGTGTTCCTACGGTGCGAGAAAAATCAGGTTTAGCCTATAGTTCTCGTAATCAATATTTAAGTGTCACAGAAAAAGCCGAAGCTGCTAAAATCTATCAAGGTTTAATTAAAGCCCATGATGCCTTTAAACAGGGTATCTTTACTAAAGCTCAATTAACCGCTATTGTCAGAGCCGAATTGAACTCTATTTCTAACCTAAAAATTGAATATATAGATTTAGTTCACCCTGATAGTCTCATTCCTCTCAATCAAGTGGAGGATAAGGGTTTATTAGCAATAGCCCTTTGGCTAGGTTCTACTCGTCTTATTGATAATATTATGTTGCGTTTACGTCAGCCAATTATTGCCATCGATGGTCCTGCAGGTGCAGGGAAATCAACTGTAACTCGTTATTTAGCCAAAACTCTAGGTTTGATGTATCTCGATACCGGGGCTATGTATCGCGCTTTAACCTGGTTATTTATGCACTATGACATTGATTTAGAAGATACTGAAGCGATCGCCTTAAGTTTAGCTGATTTACGTTTAGAACTAATTCCTAGTAATGATCCTCTTCAAGCTACTGGGGTGATTATTAATGATCATGACGTGAGTCAAGTTATTCGTAGTCCTGAAGTTAGTAAATACGTCTCCAAGGTTTCGGCTATTCCCGCGGTGCGTCGTCGTCTAGTACAGTTACAACAGGAACTAGGGGTAAAAGGTGGACTAGTCGCCGAAGGTAGAGACATAGGTACAAAAGTTTTCCCCGATGCAGAATTAAAAATATTCCTGACTGCTTCGGTAAAAGAACGTTCTCTCAGACGCTTACGAGAATATCAACAACAGGGTATTAATAATATTAGTCTCGAAGAATTAGCCCAAGGTATTGAAGCTAGAGATAAACTAGATACAGAGCGTAAAGTATCTCCTCTACAACAAGCACCAGACGCGATCGTTATCAGTACTGATGGTTTAACCATTGAAGAGGTTATCAATAAAATCGTTAACTTATACGAAACTCGCGTTCAATCACCCTCGAAGGTATTAGGTGGAACGGTGTTAGGGGTTAGGTAA
- a CDS encoding TolC family protein: MFKFSNLISLSVVTVLLSGGYTVAQTLPESINPETTVLPSPNPLLFPTDSTEVTVEEVTPITLEEALEIGLRNNKALQTARQELERTQAELRAATSAFFPTIDFNSQVDYTNSAAAKLSDQRFPLNQIAIETGNVSGTIELNYDIFDGGNRGATVRRERIRLNSSQLNVETVLEETRFNIIQNYYDLQNADAQVAIAQAAVEDASQSLRDAQLREQAGLGTRFDVLQAEVDLANASQNLTRAIANQRIARRQLAQTLSLAQTAELAAADEIQQLGEWEYTLEETIVLAFKNRAELERFLLEREIATANRQIALAEMYPTISFFTNYNFLDDQLGDGISVKDGYAVGGRVRWRLFDGGRAIARARAADRDVEIAETRFAQQRDQIRFQVESAYYDLISNQDNIGTAQTAVVTAEERLRLARLRFQAGVGTQTEVIDAQRDLTEARGNLLQAVIGYNQSLNSLERAVSNLPDSLLFEVP; encoded by the coding sequence ATGTTTAAATTCTCTAATTTAATTTCTTTAAGTGTGGTGACCGTTTTATTATCTGGAGGTTATACTGTAGCTCAAACCTTACCAGAGTCCATTAACCCTGAAACTACAGTTCTCCCTAGTCCTAACCCTTTGTTATTCCCTACAGACTCTACAGAAGTCACTGTAGAAGAAGTTACCCCCATTACTCTAGAAGAAGCTTTAGAGATTGGTTTGCGCAATAATAAAGCGTTACAAACAGCAAGACAAGAATTAGAACGAACTCAAGCAGAATTGAGAGCAGCAACCTCAGCTTTTTTCCCCACTATTGATTTTAATTCACAGGTGGATTATACCAATAGTGCAGCAGCTAAACTTAGTGACCAAAGATTCCCCCTAAACCAGATAGCTATAGAAACTGGAAATGTTTCGGGAACAATTGAGTTAAACTACGATATCTTCGATGGGGGTAATCGAGGTGCGACGGTGCGTCGAGAAAGAATCAGACTCAATTCTAGTCAATTAAATGTAGAAACCGTTTTAGAAGAAACTCGTTTTAACATTATCCAAAACTATTATGATTTACAAAACGCTGATGCTCAAGTGGCGATCGCTCAAGCTGCGGTAGAAGACGCTAGTCAAAGTTTACGAGACGCTCAATTACGAGAACAAGCAGGTTTAGGAACTCGGTTTGACGTACTCCAAGCTGAAGTAGATTTAGCCAACGCCAGTCAGAATTTAACCAGAGCGATCGCCAATCAACGTATTGCTAGACGCCAACTCGCTCAAACACTTAGTTTAGCTCAAACCGCCGAATTAGCAGCAGCAGATGAAATTCAACAACTAGGAGAATGGGAATATACCCTAGAAGAAACTATCGTTTTAGCCTTTAAAAATCGGGCTGAATTAGAGCGTTTCTTACTAGAAAGAGAAATCGCCACCGCTAATAGACAAATTGCTCTTGCTGAGATGTACCCTACTATTAGTTTCTTTACCAACTATAATTTTCTCGATGATCAATTAGGAGATGGTATCAGCGTTAAAGATGGTTACGCAGTGGGTGGAAGAGTTCGTTGGCGTCTCTTTGATGGTGGGAGAGCAATAGCGCGCGCTAGAGCCGCCGATCGCGATGTAGAAATAGCCGAGACTAGATTTGCCCAACAACGGGATCAAATCCGTTTTCAAGTAGAATCAGCCTATTATGATCTAATCTCCAATCAAGACAACATCGGTACAGCCCAAACCGCCGTAGTTACCGCCGAAGAAAGACTCAGATTAGCCCGTCTGCGTTTCCAAGCTGGGGTAGGTACTCAAACTGAAGTTATCGACGCTCAAAGAGACTTAACCGAAGCTCGTGGTAATCTTTTGCAAGCGGTGATTGGTTATAACCAGTCTCTCAATAGTTTAGAAAGAGCTGTCAGTAACCTTCCTGATAGTCTTCTCTTTGAAGTTCCCTAG